A genomic window from Elaeis guineensis isolate ETL-2024a chromosome 3, EG11, whole genome shotgun sequence includes:
- the LOC105041877 gene encoding nuclear transcription factor Y subunit A-4 isoform X3, which translates to MKLTTNYLQSGLMHDQQSWECWNASLQVERSVITKRNGDNVTSRKQVEDHMKPVLSLGTAGAVLQPQKIDFSQSIACIPYPYADPYFGGIVATYGSHAVIHPQLAGMAPSARVPLPQPVEDEPIYVNAKQYHGILRRRQLRAKLEAQNKVIRGRKPYLHESRHIHAMKRARGSGGRFLNTKQLQQHSQTATTNDKKNASSSSLLQLGGGEGTENGTMSSAATPTGSEVSAVSDGSLFHHQDHHLNFSTNFHPRVVGGSMQGGSSGIHSGSQQRVSVMR; encoded by the exons AAGTGGTTTGATGCATGATCAGCAGTCTTGGGAATGCTGGAATGCCTCATTGCAAGTGGAAAGGAGTGTGATCACAAAAAGGAATG GTGATAATGTGACCTCCAGAAAGCAGGTTGAAGATCATATGAAGCCAGTTTTATCTCTGGGTACTGCAGGAGCTGTCCTTCAACCTCAAAAAATTGATTTTAGCCAGTCTATT GCGTGCATTCCATACCCTTATGCAGATCCATACTTTGGAGGGATTGTGGCTACTTATGGATCGCATGCTGTG ATTCACCCCCAACTTGCTGGAATGGCACCTTCTGCTCGAGTCCCCCTGCCTCAACCCGTGGAGGATGAGCCCATATATGTCAATGCGAAACAATATCATGGAATTCTTCGACGGAGGCAGCTGCGCGCCAAGTTAGAGGCTCAGAATAAAGTCATCAGAGGCCGAAAG CCATACCTTCATGAGTCTCGGCATATTCATGCAATGAAAAGAGCAAGGGGATCGGGTGGGCGATTCTTAAATACAAAGCAGCTCCAGCAGCACTCCCAGACTGCCACCACCAATGACAAGAAGAATGCCTCCAGTTCCTCTCTGCTGCAACTGGGTGGAGGTGAAGGGACAGAGAATGGCACTATGAGTTCTGCAGCTACACCCACTGGCTCCGAGGTCTCAGCTGTATCCGATGGCAGTTTGTTCCATCATCAGGATCATCATCTCAACTTCTCAACCAACTTCCACCCCCGTGTTGTTGGGGGTAGCATGCAGGGTGGGAGCAGCGGAATCCATAGTGGGTCGCAACAGCGGGTCTCGGTTATGAGGTGA